One genomic segment of Desulforamulus reducens MI-1 includes these proteins:
- the sugE gene encoding quaternary ammonium compound efflux SMR transporter SugE translates to MAWVYLVIAGLFEVIWAIGLKYTNGFTKLLPSLITLAGMAISFGFLSWALKTLPIGTGYAVWTGIGALGTVLVGMLFLGEPRDIVRVIFILQIVGGMIGLKITSGH, encoded by the coding sequence ATGGCTTGGGTATATCTTGTAATCGCTGGACTTTTTGAGGTTATTTGGGCTATAGGACTAAAATACACCAATGGTTTTACTAAATTGTTACCGAGCTTAATTACCCTGGCAGGGATGGCCATAAGTTTTGGTTTCTTGTCCTGGGCTTTGAAGACCCTGCCAATCGGAACTGGCTATGCAGTATGGACAGGAATCGGGGCACTGGGAACTGTACTTGTAGGGATGCTCTTTTTAGGAGAGCCTCGAGATATAGTGAGAGTTATCTTTATTCTACAGATTGTTGGCGGCATGATTGGCTTAAAGATAACTTCTGGTCATTAA
- a CDS encoding UDP-glucose dehydrogenase family protein produces MYKISVVGTGYVGLVAGVCFAEVGHQVTCVDIDEQKVNILKQGISPIYEAGLEELMQKNYAAGRLNFTTDYIQAYKDADAIFIGVGTPEQPDGSANLSYIATVARQIAETIEKDCLVVVKSTVPVGTNDKVEQFINDFLINDVRVEVASNPEFLAQGTAVRDTLEAARIIIGTDSKWAEEMLMKIYEPFNLPIVSVSRRSAEMIKYAANDFLALKISYMNDIANLCELVGADIQDVARGMSFDERIGSKFLNAGIGYGGSCFPKDTKALDYLARQNGYELRTVKAAITVNDDQKTILYRKASNRLITFDGLKVAVLGLTFKPGTDDLREAPSLENIPLLLERGAQVYAYDPVGSDNFRQKFPENEYKIKYVKKPEEALSGANVCFIFTEWDEIKAVKPEVYQSMMRTPLVYDGRNIYEIQEMKDAGVEYYSIGRQAVENKNIKLSNTHNTTHCLYSA; encoded by the coding sequence ATGTATAAAATCTCAGTAGTCGGAACAGGCTACGTTGGACTAGTAGCCGGAGTATGTTTCGCCGAAGTTGGCCATCAAGTCACCTGTGTCGATATCGATGAACAAAAAGTTAATATACTTAAGCAAGGCATCTCTCCTATTTATGAAGCAGGGTTGGAGGAGTTAATGCAAAAGAATTATGCTGCTGGTAGGCTCAATTTCACCACAGACTATATCCAAGCCTACAAAGACGCAGACGCCATATTCATCGGTGTAGGTACTCCTGAACAGCCGGACGGTTCCGCCAACCTTTCCTACATAGCTACCGTGGCAAGGCAAATAGCGGAAACCATAGAAAAGGATTGCCTGGTGGTGGTTAAATCAACAGTTCCTGTTGGTACAAATGACAAAGTGGAGCAGTTTATAAATGATTTCCTAATTAATGATGTTAGGGTAGAAGTAGCTAGCAACCCTGAATTTCTAGCCCAGGGCACAGCGGTACGCGATACTCTGGAGGCGGCGAGAATCATTATCGGTACCGACAGTAAATGGGCTGAAGAAATGCTCATGAAAATATATGAACCATTTAATCTACCAATTGTATCGGTTAGCAGGAGGTCGGCGGAGATGATCAAATATGCTGCCAACGACTTCCTGGCATTGAAAATATCATACATGAACGACATCGCTAATCTTTGTGAGCTGGTAGGCGCAGATATACAGGACGTAGCACGAGGAATGTCATTCGATGAGCGTATTGGCAGTAAGTTCTTAAATGCCGGTATCGGCTACGGTGGAAGCTGCTTCCCCAAGGATACCAAGGCACTAGATTATCTGGCTAGACAAAACGGCTATGAGCTGAGGACGGTAAAGGCTGCTATTACGGTGAATGATGACCAGAAGACAATATTATATAGGAAGGCTTCGAACAGGTTGATTACTTTTGATGGTCTGAAAGTGGCAGTGTTAGGGTTAACCTTTAAGCCCGGAACAGATGATTTGCGGGAAGCGCCGTCCCTTGAGAATATTCCGCTTTTGTTGGAGCGAGGGGCACAAGTATATGCTTATGACCCCGTGGGTAGCGATAACTTTAGGCAGAAGTTTCCGGAGAATGAGTATAAAATTAAGTATGTAAAGAAACCGGAGGAGGCGCTTTCAGGTGCTAATGTCTGCTTCATCTTCACCGAATGGGACGAGATTAAAGCAGTTAAGCCGGAAGTCTATCAAAGTATGATGCGTACGCCGCTGGTATATGACGGCAGAAATATATATGAAATCCAAGAGATGAAGGATGCGGGAGTGGAGTATTATTCTATTGGTAGACAGGCTGTGGAAAATAAAAATATAAAGTTAAGTAATACACATAACACAACCCACTGCCTATATAGCGCTTAA
- a CDS encoding TetR/AcrR family transcriptional regulator encodes MINKIKSVSLSLFAQKGYEGTSLANIAQGVGIRKSSIYSHFEGKEHLFLSVFEDVQKEELEAFINFCQDIKDDSAKGKLYSIFKYYGEMYENNNVEVVFWKRNILFPPEFLKEKLQEKIIFYEKTMSEMVTAIFNKGIINGEIQPRNVEDLLGTFICLIDGMFMESHYYTRQHYQVRLEAVWHTFWAGIKNNITE; translated from the coding sequence TTGATTAATAAAATTAAATCGGTATCTTTATCGTTATTTGCTCAAAAAGGCTACGAAGGAACATCTTTAGCTAATATTGCCCAAGGGGTAGGGATTAGAAAATCCTCAATTTACTCACATTTTGAAGGAAAGGAGCATTTATTTTTATCTGTCTTTGAAGATGTTCAAAAAGAAGAATTAGAGGCCTTTATAAATTTTTGCCAAGATATTAAGGATGATAGCGCTAAAGGTAAATTGTACTCAATTTTTAAATACTATGGTGAAATGTATGAAAATAACAATGTTGAAGTAGTATTTTGGAAACGAAACATTTTATTTCCACCAGAATTTCTAAAAGAAAAACTACAAGAAAAAATTATATTTTATGAGAAGACCATGTCAGAAATGGTAACTGCCATTTTCAATAAAGGTATCATTAACGGAGAAATTCAGCCAAGAAACGTTGAGGATCTGTTAGGTACTTTTATATGCTTAATAGATGGCATGTTTATGGAATCTCATTATTATACCCGTCAACATTACCAAGTAAGGTTAGAGGCTGTGTGGCATACCTTCTGGGCCGGCATTAAAAATAATATTACAGAATAA
- the istB gene encoding IS21-like element helper ATPase IstB — protein sequence MTNENTISKLNDMRLTAMAETYRKQLHDTDYRELSFEDRFSLLVDVEWSRRKNNKLNLLIKGSQFRYNQACIEDIEYHPDRKLDKAQILRLASGQYIQDHHNIIIMGASGNGKTYLACAFGVAACRQFYKVRYVRLPDLLDELTIARGEGIFQKVIKQYKKVNLLILDEWLLTPLKGSEARDLLEIVESRHQTGSTIFCSQFDPRGWHEKIGEVTLADSILDRIVHDSYTILIDGEISMRERHGLEK from the coding sequence ATGACTAACGAAAATACAATATCAAAATTAAATGATATGCGTTTAACTGCAATGGCCGAAACCTACAGGAAACAGTTGCATGATACCGATTACCGGGAACTATCCTTTGAAGATCGCTTCAGCCTTCTTGTGGATGTGGAATGGTCACGGAGAAAGAATAATAAGCTGAACCTCCTGATTAAAGGATCACAATTCCGGTACAACCAAGCATGTATTGAGGATATAGAATATCATCCAGATAGAAAGCTTGATAAAGCTCAAATTCTCCGGTTGGCTTCAGGTCAGTATATTCAAGATCACCACAATATCATTATTATGGGCGCTTCAGGTAACGGCAAAACCTATCTAGCTTGCGCCTTTGGAGTTGCTGCATGCCGGCAATTCTACAAAGTTAGGTATGTACGGCTACCTGATCTACTTGATGAATTAACAATCGCCAGAGGTGAGGGCATATTCCAAAAGGTTATCAAGCAATACAAGAAAGTTAATCTCCTTATACTAGATGAATGGCTTCTAACACCTTTAAAGGGGAGCGAGGCACGGGACCTTCTGGAAATAGTGGAGTCAAGACATCAGACAGGTTCAACCATTTTTTGTTCCCAGTTTGATCCTAGAGGGTGGCATGAAAAAATAGGTGAGGTAACCTTGGCAGATTCCATTTTAGACCGTATTGTCCATGATTCCTATACTATTCTGATTGATGGGGAGATATCTATGAGAGAACGACATGGTTTAGAAAAATAA
- a CDS encoding NAD-dependent epimerase/dehydratase family protein codes for MRLDYKEIDKTKTYLITGAAGFIGYFLSKLLLEQGCRVIGVDNINDYYDVNLKYARLKLLKPFEKFISIKGDISDKAMIMKIFEEYKPNIVVNLAAQAGVRYSLENPDAYIQSNTIGFYNILEACRYNPVNHLVYASSSSVYGANKKVPFEETDFVDHPVSLYAATKKSNELMAHTYSHLYKIPATGLRFFTVYGPMGRPDMAYFGFTDKYFKGEPIRIFNNGDFENDLYRDFTYIDDIVEGVERLLSNAPTDAIPHRVFNIGNNSPEKLMVFIETLEKALSKTIGREVVFDKIFEPIKAGDVPATYASTDLLQEAVGFKPETSIEEGLQRFADWYVEYYKVK; via the coding sequence ATGAGACTGGATTATAAAGAAATAGACAAAACAAAGACTTATCTAATCACCGGGGCGGCAGGTTTTATCGGGTATTTTCTATCCAAACTACTGCTAGAGCAGGGCTGTCGAGTAATTGGTGTTGACAATATCAATGATTATTATGATGTTAACTTAAAGTATGCTCGTTTAAAGTTGCTCAAACCCTTTGAGAAGTTTATCTCCATCAAGGGCGACATCTCAGATAAAGCTATGATTATGAAGATCTTTGAAGAGTATAAGCCTAATATTGTGGTTAATCTAGCTGCCCAAGCCGGGGTGCGCTATTCCTTAGAGAATCCGGATGCATATATTCAAAGCAATACTATTGGCTTTTATAATATCCTTGAAGCCTGCAGATATAATCCGGTTAACCATCTTGTGTATGCATCATCCAGTTCTGTTTACGGGGCTAATAAAAAGGTGCCATTTGAGGAAACTGACTTTGTTGATCATCCTGTATCACTCTATGCTGCTACCAAAAAGTCCAATGAATTGATGGCCCACACATATAGTCATCTTTATAAAATACCGGCAACGGGACTTAGATTTTTCACTGTTTATGGCCCTATGGGCAGGCCGGATATGGCATATTTCGGATTTACTGACAAGTACTTTAAAGGCGAGCCTATTAGAATATTTAACAATGGTGATTTTGAGAATGACCTTTATCGAGACTTTACATATATTGATGATATTGTAGAGGGTGTAGAACGGCTGCTGAGTAATGCACCTACTGATGCTATTCCCCATCGAGTTTTTAATATTGGAAACAACAGCCCTGAAAAGCTGATGGTATTTATAGAAACGTTGGAGAAAGCTTTAAGCAAAACAATCGGCAGGGAGGTAGTATTTGACAAGATTTTTGAACCTATAAAGGCGGGTGATGTGCCTGCTACTTATGCCTCAACTGATTTATTGCAGGAAGCAGTAGGATTTAAGCCTGAAACTTCAATAGAAGAAGGGCTGCAGAGGTTTGCGGACTGGTATGTTGAGTATTATAAGGTGAAGTAA
- a CDS encoding VanZ family protein, which yields MNKRNYTCPYIKFLSWAAVLLWMALIFNLSSQVAEQSNQLSTGIKEVIVKTVEKVAPKAEFDIDDFNHILRKNAHFFAYLVLGILVLNALKTCGVTGYPSIALALGICILYAMSDEVHQLFVPGRGGQVKDVIIDSAGASVGVGVYWVVDRLVKGR from the coding sequence ATGAATAAAAGGAACTATACATGTCCATACATAAAATTTCTTTCCTGGGCAGCTGTGCTTCTTTGGATGGCACTCATTTTTAATCTGTCATCCCAGGTGGCGGAGCAGTCCAATCAGTTAAGTACAGGAATAAAAGAGGTTATTGTAAAAACGGTAGAAAAAGTTGCTCCCAAGGCGGAGTTTGATATAGATGACTTTAATCATATATTAAGGAAGAATGCTCATTTCTTTGCTTATTTAGTGCTCGGAATACTGGTGTTAAATGCTTTAAAAACATGTGGGGTAACTGGGTACCCGAGCATTGCTTTAGCTCTGGGGATTTGCATTCTTTATGCGATGTCAGATGAAGTCCATCAGCTATTTGTCCCCGGCAGAGGGGGACAGGTGAAGGATGTTATCATTGATAGTGCCGGGGCCAGTGTAGGAGTTGGGGTGTATTGGGTAGTTGATAGGTTGGTTAAGGGAAGATAG
- a CDS encoding integrase core domain-containing protein: MNIKSVFSFFKEWIVISIQFISTFFMTSTAKNFEIIALRSQLSLFQQQVENKKISKPRCTPVFRQLWVLLSKVFINWKSNLILVKPETVIRWHETAFKFHWKSKSKKTGRPTIPTETIKLIKKIHKENPLLSPEKIREVLISMNVINPPAPNTIAKYISYTRKPPSERQVQSWKTFLKNHSKEIWAMDFFTVPTLLFKVLYVLIIINHGTRKIEHFAVTCNPNLKWLKQQIRNATPYDHKPQYLIHDNNPVFVSKDFKTFLASSGIRSKRISKRSPWQNGIAERSIGIIRQELLNYIIPFNEKHLHRLLREYIHEYYNTHRTHQGINGKTPIPLPTYLPTKASKTKLKATPVLGGLYHTYKKVA, from the coding sequence ATGAATATTAAATCTGTGTTTTCCTTTTTTAAAGAATGGATTGTCATCAGTATTCAATTCATCAGCACCTTTTTTATGACATCCACTGCTAAAAACTTTGAAATTATAGCCCTCAGAAGCCAGCTTTCATTGTTTCAGCAGCAAGTAGAAAATAAAAAGATATCAAAACCCAGATGTACACCTGTATTTCGGCAGCTGTGGGTTTTACTATCTAAAGTTTTTATAAACTGGAAATCCAACTTGATCTTAGTAAAACCAGAAACTGTCATTCGCTGGCATGAAACAGCATTTAAGTTTCATTGGAAATCTAAATCAAAGAAAACCGGGCGGCCTACAATACCTACTGAAACAATCAAACTTATTAAAAAGATTCATAAGGAGAATCCATTACTTTCCCCTGAGAAAATACGAGAAGTCCTCATTTCAATGAACGTTATAAATCCACCTGCCCCAAACACAATAGCCAAATACATCTCATACACTCGTAAACCGCCGTCCGAGCGCCAGGTCCAATCGTGGAAAACCTTTCTTAAAAATCATAGCAAAGAAATATGGGCAATGGACTTTTTTACTGTTCCTACCTTATTATTCAAAGTATTATATGTTTTAATAATTATTAATCACGGCACCCGGAAAATTGAGCATTTTGCAGTTACCTGTAATCCAAATTTAAAGTGGCTTAAACAACAAATCCGAAATGCTACCCCTTACGACCATAAACCCCAATACCTCATTCACGATAACAATCCGGTATTTGTTTCAAAAGATTTTAAAACCTTCTTAGCTTCGTCTGGAATTAGGTCTAAAAGAATATCTAAACGCTCTCCCTGGCAAAATGGTATAGCAGAGCGGTCTATTGGAATTATAAGGCAAGAACTGTTAAACTACATCATTCCATTTAATGAAAAACATCTACACAGACTGCTTAGAGAATACATACACGAGTACTATAATACACATCGCACTCATCAAGGCATAAATGGTAAAACACCAATACCGCTTCCTACATATCTACCTACAAAAGCTAGTAAGACCAAACTTAAAGCAACTCCTGTTCTCGGCGGTCTATATCACACTTACAAGAAAGTTGCTTAA
- a CDS encoding S1 family peptidase, whose translation MSVSLNQILNQFILAVGKVTTTGLSLLGTSFAVSKGKFVTTKHITGVDDNNLVLILPKTSTTNDYQDTSDTSVSYFGVKIAEIDPFKDISILTVDSNVAPPYNLSGTDTVFTGSPVVTYGFPHADHGRLVFTEQYSRIGARVLIESGGIKSKHIVLNTQARPGQSGSPIFNPTNMSVVAMLIGSYAPGGGGGISLGGVDPHTLHQTTHAISVEYIKEML comes from the coding sequence ATGTCGGTTTCTTTAAATCAGATATTAAATCAATTTATACTTGCAGTAGGTAAAGTTACCACAACTGGCCTATCATTACTAGGTACATCTTTTGCCGTTTCAAAGGGTAAATTTGTAACAACTAAACACATCACCGGAGTAGATGATAATAACTTAGTTTTGATATTACCAAAAACCTCAACAACAAATGATTATCAAGACACATCTGATACGAGTGTAAGTTATTTTGGTGTTAAGATAGCTGAAATTGATCCTTTTAAAGATATTAGCATATTAACAGTGGATAGTAATGTTGCCCCTCCTTATAACTTATCTGGAACAGATACAGTATTTACGGGTTCTCCAGTTGTCACATATGGATTTCCTCATGCCGATCATGGAAGGCTGGTTTTTACAGAGCAATATTCAAGAATTGGTGCAAGGGTGCTGATTGAATCAGGTGGTATAAAAAGTAAACATATTGTATTAAACACTCAGGCCAGACCCGGACAATCTGGAAGCCCAATATTTAACCCTACAAACATGTCAGTTGTAGCTATGCTTATTGGATCATACGCTCCCGGCGGCGGTGGGGGTATTTCTTTAGGCGGAGTCGACCCTCATACGTTACACCAAACAACTCATGCTATTTCCGTAGAGTATATTAAGGAGATGTTATAA
- a CDS encoding plasmid pRiA4b ORF-3 family protein: MKAYQIKIELQNSDPLIWRRVIMPAGATFNRLHDVIQNVFNFKSGYPYEPYHLFEFDLSADNIRVINDEEAYQQHQYYKKNRKEIEEKMKNTPPEFAKFNQAHLENLSTVIRKPTGIKIDEYIEKYGEIKYIYNYGDDWRILVILEEIVEDYHYGYPTLIDGAETAPPEDVGGLPGYYQFLKVYHNPNHPEYEEVRAWAKEQYFREYDAELINERLKAIKYKKTEWDKLR; encoded by the coding sequence TTGAAAGCCTATCAAATAAAAATTGAACTACAAAACTCAGATCCACTAATTTGGCGAAGAGTCATCATGCCTGCTGGAGCTACTTTTAACAGGCTTCATGATGTTATTCAAAATGTGTTTAACTTTAAGAGTGGGTATCCTTATGAACCGTATCATCTATTTGAGTTTGATTTATCAGCTGACAACATCCGAGTGATCAATGATGAGGAAGCATACCAACAGCACCAGTATTATAAGAAAAACCGTAAAGAGATAGAAGAAAAAATGAAAAATACACCTCCGGAATTTGCTAAGTTTAATCAGGCGCATTTAGAAAATCTAAGCACAGTTATTCGTAAGCCTACCGGCATAAAGATTGATGAGTACATAGAAAAATATGGTGAGATCAAATACATTTACAATTACGGTGATGATTGGCGGATTCTGGTTATTTTAGAGGAAATCGTTGAGGATTACCATTATGGATACCCAACACTTATAGATGGTGCAGAGACCGCTCCACCAGAAGATGTGGGTGGCCTTCCTGGGTATTATCAGTTTTTAAAGGTTTATCATAATCCGAATCATCCTGAGTATGAAGAAGTTAGGGCTTGGGCTAAAGAACAATATTTTAGAGAATATGATGCAGAGTTGATTAATGAAAGGTTAAAAGCGATTAAGTATAAGAAAACAGAGTGGGATAAGCTGAGATGA
- the istA gene encoding IS21 family transposase, translating into MIKYREILRLHAQGLSMRGIAASCSNSRNTVSEVLKRAESQGISWPFEKDMSDGQLQDVLFPEKNVSLTFRRRPDCEYIHKEMAKSGVTLSLLWDEYCQNCRQNHKIPYSYRQFCRFYHDYANTTKATMRIKRKPGELMEVDWAGQTMSIKDNITGEDITAYVFVAALPCSQYAYVEAFLSMETESWITAHIHAFKFFGGVTRMIVPDNLKTGVEKSSQTDPIINRTYQEMAEHYNTSIMPARVRHPKDKPSAEGTVGIISTWIIASLRNQQFFSIKELNEAIHKKLTEYNTKSFQKKPGNRLSAFTEEEKFALIPLPASPYELATWKKATVQYDYHISVDKIYYSVPYEYIKQLVDVRITKNVVEIFFKHFRIASHKRLSGKVGQASTIPEHMPDNHKKYIEFNQDSILEWASKVGSHTLTTVKSILASYKTEKQGLKSCLALMKLADKHSVERIEAACKRALDYTPRPTLKSIQTILKTGQDKLSEVNPTVDNTTKKTASSYGFTRGAAYYGGKNND; encoded by the coding sequence ATGATCAAGTACCGGGAAATCCTGAGGCTTCATGCCCAGGGTCTTAGTATGAGAGGCATTGCCGCAAGTTGCTCCAACTCAAGGAACACTGTGAGCGAAGTTCTCAAACGAGCTGAAAGTCAGGGTATTTCTTGGCCATTTGAGAAGGATATGTCAGATGGTCAGCTCCAGGATGTTTTGTTTCCTGAAAAGAATGTTTCTCTTACCTTCAGGAGAAGGCCTGACTGCGAGTATATCCACAAGGAAATGGCTAAAAGTGGGGTAACACTTTCGCTTTTGTGGGATGAATATTGCCAGAACTGCAGGCAGAATCATAAGATACCTTATAGTTATCGACAATTTTGCCGGTTTTATCATGATTATGCCAATACTACAAAAGCCACTATGAGAATAAAAAGAAAGCCCGGTGAATTAATGGAAGTAGACTGGGCAGGCCAGACTATGTCCATTAAAGATAACATCACAGGAGAAGATATCACCGCTTACGTATTTGTTGCAGCGTTACCCTGCAGTCAATATGCTTATGTAGAAGCTTTTCTCTCGATGGAAACCGAGAGTTGGATCACGGCTCACATTCATGCCTTCAAGTTCTTCGGTGGTGTGACCAGAATGATTGTACCGGACAACTTAAAAACTGGTGTGGAAAAGTCCTCCCAGACTGATCCCATTATTAACCGCACGTATCAGGAAATGGCTGAACATTACAACACCTCTATTATGCCAGCCAGAGTACGTCACCCTAAAGATAAACCTAGTGCAGAAGGTACTGTAGGTATCATCTCCACTTGGATTATTGCCTCTCTCCGCAATCAGCAGTTTTTCTCAATTAAAGAACTCAATGAAGCCATCCACAAAAAATTAACGGAATACAACACCAAATCTTTTCAAAAAAAGCCAGGAAACAGGCTTTCCGCTTTCACGGAAGAGGAGAAATTTGCGCTAATTCCACTGCCTGCTTCCCCATACGAGCTAGCTACTTGGAAAAAAGCCACCGTACAATATGATTATCATATATCTGTGGATAAAATATATTACTCAGTTCCTTATGAATATATCAAACAACTAGTTGATGTCCGGATTACGAAGAATGTGGTGGAAATTTTCTTCAAACATTTCCGTATTGCCTCCCATAAAAGGCTTTCTGGGAAAGTAGGACAAGCATCCACAATTCCAGAACACATGCCTGATAATCATAAAAAATACATTGAGTTCAACCAAGATTCAATTCTTGAATGGGCAAGTAAAGTTGGATCACACACATTAACCACTGTTAAAAGCATTTTAGCCTCTTACAAGACAGAAAAGCAAGGACTTAAATCTTGCTTAGCACTAATGAAGCTAGCTGATAAACATTCGGTTGAACGCATCGAAGCCGCATGTAAAAGGGCTCTAGACTATACCCCCAGACCCACCCTAAAGAGTATTCAAACCATCCTAAAGACGGGCCAAGATAAATTATCTGAGGTGAATCCAACTGTGGATAACACAACTAAAAAGACAGCCAGCTCTTACGGATTCACTAGGGGAGCCGCTTACTATGGAGGTAAAAACAATGACTAA
- a CDS encoding ImmA/IrrE family metallo-endopeptidase: MSIDVISNEVRKIKRKYSEADPVKLCQKMKISLLYQPMGLFEGACKGFYLQQSRKQAIVINSDLDELLQRIILIHEIGHAVLHRKVPGIKSFHDFTLFDETSFYEYEANIFAADFILADKDVLRILNEDISFFSAASTLCVPAELLDFKFRILKRKGYQVIDPPLNAKANFLKNY; this comes from the coding sequence ATGAGTATTGATGTTATAAGTAACGAAGTCAGAAAAATAAAAAGGAAGTACTCTGAAGCGGATCCCGTTAAGCTATGCCAAAAGATGAAAATCTCTTTGCTATATCAGCCTATGGGTTTATTTGAAGGGGCCTGTAAAGGATTCTATTTACAACAGTCACGTAAACAAGCTATCGTCATTAACAGTGACCTGGATGAACTGTTACAACGGATAATTTTAATCCATGAGATAGGACATGCGGTTTTACATAGGAAAGTACCCGGTATTAAAAGTTTCCATGATTTTACGCTATTTGACGAAACTTCTTTTTATGAGTATGAAGCCAATATTTTTGCTGCTGATTTTATATTAGCTGATAAAGACGTATTAAGAATTTTAAATGAAGATATTTCATTTTTTTCTGCTGCCAGTACTTTGTGCGTCCCGGCGGAGCTTCTTGATTTTAAATTTCGCATCTTAAAGAGAAAGGGTTATCAAGTAATAGATCCTCCATTAAATGCAAAGGCTAATTTTTTAAAGAATTACTGA
- a CDS encoding HNH endonuclease, with amino-acid sequence MAKCYVCNKDIDSTNITNEHILLNSIGGRLKSTQLICVECNSEFGADVDAELSKQLNPISNLLNIERDRGNPQSINVQDKESGEEWTLDPGGQPVMSKPSILEKEEDGEKHIQVVARSIKEARHIMKGLKKKYPQLDIDKALKKACPKREYLDNIFSFQFQIGGDKAFRSICKTAVNFYILNGGNPDNIRHLVPYIKNGQGGGCVWFYSGPDVVQKDDGQIIHAIIIKAIEQENVLYSYVEFFNAYRFIILLNPNYVGEDFEKAYIFDVVKRQEVKAITLLNLNKMSVKHMIEGLERPDKELSKELNKLIPLIIKKQESDHINGMLERAIGNSLAKYPEGVLITQEMVDELIEATMDELTPWFVHKFGKE; translated from the coding sequence ATGGCTAAGTGTTATGTTTGCAATAAGGACATAGATAGTACAAACATTACGAATGAACATATACTTCTCAACTCAATTGGTGGTAGGTTAAAATCGACACAATTGATATGTGTAGAGTGTAATTCGGAATTTGGAGCTGATGTAGATGCTGAACTTTCCAAACAACTAAATCCTATTTCCAACCTTCTTAACATTGAACGTGATAGAGGTAATCCTCAGTCAATTAATGTTCAAGATAAAGAGTCGGGTGAAGAATGGACACTGGATCCTGGTGGTCAACCAGTTATGTCCAAACCTAGTATTCTAGAAAAAGAAGAAGACGGAGAAAAACATATTCAGGTTGTTGCACGAAGCATAAAAGAAGCCAGACATATAATGAAGGGGTTAAAGAAAAAATATCCTCAGCTAGATATTGATAAAGCGTTAAAAAAGGCCTGCCCAAAAAGAGAATATCTAGATAATATATTCAGCTTTCAGTTTCAAATAGGTGGTGATAAAGCTTTCCGGTCCATTTGTAAAACAGCAGTGAACTTCTATATTCTCAATGGGGGAAACCCCGATAACATAAGGCATCTAGTTCCCTATATTAAAAATGGTCAAGGTGGCGGGTGCGTTTGGTTTTATTCTGGTCCAGATGTGGTACAAAAAGACGATGGGCAAATTATTCATGCAATTATAATTAAGGCTATTGAACAAGAGAATGTATTATATTCATATGTAGAATTCTTTAATGCATATCGGTTTATCATTCTTCTTAACCCCAATTATGTTGGTGAAGATTTCGAAAAGGCTTATATTTTTGATGTAGTAAAGAGACAGGAAGTAAAGGCGATAACCTTACTTAATTTGAACAAAATGTCGGTTAAACACATGATAGAGGGTCTTGAGCGCCCAGATAAAGAACTTTCTAAGGAACTCAATAAGCTAATACCACTAATTATCAAGAAACAAGAATCTGACCATATAAATGGCATGCTTGAAAGAGCTATAGGAAACTCGTTAGCGAAATATCCAGAAGGTGTTCTAATAACCCAGGAGATGGTAGATGAACTTATAGAAGCTACTATGGACGAACTCACACCATGGTTTGTTCATAAATTTGGGAAGGAATAG